The proteins below are encoded in one region of Styela clava chromosome 4, kaStyClav1.hap1.2, whole genome shotgun sequence:
- the LOC120326906 gene encoding uncharacterized protein LOC120326906 — MGNSTSYITTSDDTSTTASTSSTFEMMRQLSYESDVFYPDPTLQHGMNFEKPRVPDLTPEHFPTWRVNEMNPVLLKYMKRSYRPCPATFKASAKKLAEISAAQKIPKFVNTMGGSQCAKLHWACLAGWCMCKYQYQPLTPLHLLPHTRLTSSKVIPSQSRLPGNSRNSVDMSPAVSSNDVTIDDDVGELYDDAIKTFDNDDYNVTDNENIIQIMSKESTV, encoded by the exons ATGGGGAACAGTACGTCATACATAACTACGTCAGATGATACGTCAACGACTGCTTCTACGTCATCAACTTTTGAAATGATGCGTCAACTTAGTTACGAAAGTGACGTTTTTTATCCAGATCCTACACTACAACACGGAATGAACTTTGAAAAACCAAGAGTTCCGGATTTGACTCCGGAGCATTTCCCAACGTGGAGAGTCAATGAAATGAACCCGGTATTATTGAAG TACATGAAACGATCATATCGGCCTTGTCCAGCAACATTCAAAGCATCGGCGAAGAAACTGGCGGAAATCTCTGCCGCTCAGAAAATTCCGAAGTTTGTAAACACAATGGGAGGATCGCAATGTGCTAAGTTACATTGGGCTTGCTTAGCTGGTTGGTGTATGT gCAAATACCAATACCAGCCATTGACGCCTTTACATTTACTGCCACACACGAGACTCACTTCAAGTAAGGTAATTCCGAGCCAGTCACGTCTTCCAGGAAATTCACGAAACAGTGTTGATATGTCTCCTGCTGTTTCAAGTAATGACGTCACGATTGATGATGACGTCGGGGAACTTTATGATGACGCAATAAAGACTTTTGACAATGATGATTATAACGTCACTGATAATGAGAATATTATACAAATTATGAGCAAAGAATCGACGGTTTAG